The following coding sequences lie in one Marinobacter arenosus genomic window:
- a CDS encoding error-prone DNA polymerase produces MSERSYAELFCFSNFTFLTGASHPQELAERAAELGYTALAITDACSVAGIPRAWAALKGSPVKLITGSWFELHDAPPGASVPRFILLARTRKGYGQLCQLITTGRRRAEKGQYQVLFRDLEPHPLDDCLCLWLPPSLAEADADQALAGGEWLQRLFEPRFWIAAARTLESGEEQQLARARWLADQLRCPITATGEVHMHSRERQPLQDVLTALRNHTSLEQAGHCLFQNGERYLRPLPVLRRLFPDTWLRETLRIADQCTFEPGSLRYEYPPDLVPETETPAAYLKRLTREGERRRYPNGTPLTVQALIRKELALISEMKYEHYFLTIHDIVDFARSRDILCQGRGSAANSAVCYCLGITEVNPARVELLFERFISKDRNEPPDIDVDFEHQRREEVIQYIYQRYGRERAALAATVIRYRPRSAIRDVGKAMGFDPAQVEQLLEGIDWRDKATGWRQQVLDKRLTRNPKVADQFFALVNTLLGFPRHLSQHVGGFVISSGPLAELVPVENAAMADRTVIQWDKDDLESLGLMKVDVLALGMLSAIRRALELISEQKGLPFRMQDIPQKDRATYAMLQKGDSIGVFQVESRAQINMLPRLKPETYYDLVIEVAIVRPGPIQGDMVHPYLRRKHGLEPVDYPNDAIRKVLERTLGVPIFQEQVIKLAMVAAGFSAGEADQLRRAMAAWKSHGDLTPFRDKLVTGMLERGHSADFAERLYQQICGFGGYGFPESHAASFALLVYVSAWLKCHHPTAFYCALLNSQPMGFYSPSQLVQDARRHGVNVLPVDVNHSQWDHTLEGPDQHLRLGLRLIQGLSSAGAERLCQQRPEPGYRSASELRNLASLQQRDMELLAGANAMPAFTANRHQAYWQLLGHEQPTELFAEEAPASYQPEPCEQLPEPTEGQNVLADYASQGLSLQRHPLALLREQGHLRFCLSAEQLQTTKAGIPVQVAGLVTGRQRPGSASGVTFVTLEDETGNVNVVVWLETARRQRKPLLTARLLHVKGVLEREGNIVHVMAGKLSDLSHLIKTLPVSSRNFH; encoded by the coding sequence ATGAGCGAGCGGTCCTATGCCGAACTGTTCTGCTTCAGCAACTTCACCTTCCTGACCGGTGCCTCCCACCCCCAGGAGCTGGCCGAGCGGGCCGCCGAACTGGGTTATACCGCCCTGGCCATCACCGATGCCTGCTCGGTGGCCGGTATTCCGCGCGCCTGGGCCGCCCTGAAGGGCAGCCCGGTGAAGCTGATCACTGGCAGTTGGTTTGAACTTCACGACGCTCCGCCCGGTGCCAGCGTACCCCGGTTCATTCTTCTCGCCCGCACCCGCAAGGGTTACGGTCAGCTGTGCCAGTTGATCACCACCGGCCGGCGCCGGGCCGAAAAAGGCCAGTACCAGGTGCTCTTCCGGGATCTGGAACCCCACCCGCTGGATGACTGCCTGTGCCTGTGGCTCCCCCCTTCACTGGCGGAAGCCGACGCCGATCAGGCCCTGGCCGGTGGCGAATGGCTGCAACGGCTGTTCGAGCCACGGTTCTGGATTGCCGCCGCCCGCACCCTGGAATCCGGCGAAGAACAGCAACTGGCCCGGGCCCGCTGGCTGGCCGACCAGTTACGCTGCCCGATCACCGCCACCGGCGAGGTGCACATGCACAGCCGGGAACGCCAGCCATTGCAGGACGTGCTCACCGCCCTGCGCAACCACACCAGCCTGGAGCAGGCCGGCCACTGCCTGTTCCAGAATGGCGAACGTTATCTGCGGCCCTTACCGGTTTTGCGACGCCTGTTCCCGGACACCTGGCTCCGGGAAACCCTCCGGATTGCGGACCAGTGCACCTTTGAACCCGGCAGCCTGCGCTACGAATATCCGCCGGATCTGGTGCCGGAAACGGAAACACCCGCGGCTTACCTGAAACGGCTGACCCGCGAGGGCGAACGCCGCCGTTACCCGAACGGCACCCCCCTGACCGTGCAGGCCCTGATCCGCAAGGAGCTGGCGCTGATCTCGGAGATGAAGTACGAACACTACTTCCTTACCATTCACGACATCGTCGACTTCGCCCGCAGCCGGGACATTCTCTGCCAGGGCCGGGGCTCGGCCGCCAACTCTGCCGTCTGTTACTGCCTGGGCATCACCGAAGTGAACCCGGCCCGGGTCGAGCTGCTGTTTGAACGCTTCATCTCCAAGGACCGGAACGAGCCCCCGGACATCGACGTGGATTTCGAACACCAGCGCCGGGAAGAGGTCATCCAGTACATTTACCAGCGTTATGGCCGGGAACGGGCGGCACTGGCGGCCACGGTGATTCGCTACCGCCCTCGCAGTGCCATCCGTGATGTGGGCAAGGCGATGGGATTTGACCCCGCTCAGGTGGAGCAGTTGCTCGAGGGCATCGACTGGCGCGACAAGGCCACCGGCTGGCGCCAGCAGGTGCTGGACAAGCGCCTGACCCGAAACCCGAAAGTGGCGGACCAGTTCTTTGCCCTGGTCAACACCCTGCTGGGCTTCCCGCGGCACCTGTCCCAGCATGTGGGCGGGTTTGTCATCAGCTCCGGCCCGCTGGCCGAACTGGTGCCCGTGGAAAACGCCGCCATGGCCGACCGCACCGTGATCCAGTGGGACAAGGACGACCTGGAAAGCCTGGGCCTGATGAAAGTGGACGTTCTCGCCCTGGGCATGCTCTCGGCCATTCGCCGGGCACTGGAACTGATCAGCGAACAGAAGGGCCTGCCATTCCGGATGCAGGACATTCCCCAGAAAGACCGGGCCACCTACGCCATGCTCCAGAAAGGCGACAGCATCGGGGTATTCCAGGTGGAATCCCGCGCCCAGATCAACATGCTGCCCCGGCTCAAGCCGGAGACCTATTACGACCTGGTGATCGAAGTGGCGATCGTACGCCCCGGCCCCATTCAGGGCGACATGGTGCACCCGTACCTGCGGCGCAAGCACGGCCTGGAACCGGTGGACTACCCCAACGATGCCATCCGCAAGGTGCTTGAGCGCACCCTGGGGGTACCGATTTTCCAGGAGCAGGTGATCAAGCTGGCCATGGTTGCCGCAGGCTTTTCCGCCGGCGAAGCAGACCAGCTGCGCCGGGCGATGGCCGCCTGGAAGTCCCACGGGGATCTGACCCCGTTCCGGGACAAACTGGTCACCGGTATGCTGGAGCGGGGGCACAGTGCCGACTTCGCCGAACGGCTGTACCAGCAGATCTGCGGGTTTGGCGGTTACGGCTTTCCCGAATCACACGCCGCCAGTTTTGCACTGCTGGTGTACGTCTCCGCCTGGCTCAAATGCCACCACCCGACCGCTTTCTACTGCGCCCTGCTCAACAGCCAGCCCATGGGCTTCTACTCGCCCTCACAACTGGTTCAGGACGCCCGGCGCCACGGGGTTAACGTATTACCGGTGGACGTGAACCACAGCCAGTGGGATCACACCCTCGAAGGCCCGGACCAACACCTCCGCCTTGGCCTCCGGCTCATCCAGGGCCTGTCCTCCGCGGGCGCCGAACGGCTGTGCCAACAACGCCCCGAGCCGGGTTACCGCTCAGCCAGCGAACTGCGCAACCTCGCCAGCCTCCAGCAACGGGACATGGAACTGCTGGCTGGCGCCAACGCCATGCCAGCGTTTACCGCCAACCGCCATCAGGCCTACTGGCAACTGCTGGGCCACGAACAACCCACCGAACTGTTCGCCGAAGAAGCGCCGGCCAGCTACCAGCCGGAGCCGTGCGAACAGTTGCCGGAACCCACCGAGGGCCAGAACGTTCTCGCCGACTACGCCAGCCAGGGCCTGAGCCTGCAGCGCCACCCACTGGCCCTGCTCCGGGAGCAAGGCCATCTCCGGTTCTGCCTCAGCGCCGAACAACTCCAGACCACCAAAGCCGGCATCCCCGTGCAGGTCGCCGGTCTCGTCACCGGCCGGCAACGCCCCGGCTCCGCCTCCGGCGTTACCTTCGTGACCCTCGAAGACGAAACCGGCAATGTGAACGTCGTAGTCTGGCTGGAAACCGCCCGGCGGCAACGGAAGCCGCTGTTAACCGCGCGCCTGTTGCATGTGAAGGGAGTGCTTGAACGAGAGGGGAACATCGTTCACGTGATGGCAGGAAAACTCTCGGACCTGAGTCACCTGATCAAAACCCTTCCCGTCAGCTCCCGGAACTTTCATTAA
- a CDS encoding pyridoxal-phosphate dependent enzyme — translation MGTLYNSILDTIGHTPTVRINNLGPKGVNLYVKIEAFNPMGSVKDRLALGVIEDAERRGELKPGQTVVEATSGNTGIGLAMVCAQKGYPLVVTMAENFSVERRKLMRFLGAKVVLTPASLKGSGMVAKAEELALEHGWWQPRQFENPANAAVHERTTAVEILDDFEGVGLDYWVTGFGTAGTLNGVSRVLKRKSPGTRIVVCEPDNSAILASGIAQPRNASGDHSESHPMFRPHLMQGWSPDFVPKLAEEVMQAHNIDEFLPINGNDALQCARDLARREGIFVGISAGATFAGALKVAERAPEGSNILCMLPDTGERYLTTPLFEDVPVEMTEEEMALSRSTPNYRFDITVPQAPPAPSQPVELDPEAVEEVEALISDPDHPVIMFALEWCEFCWSVRKVFRKYGIDYKAVDLDSVTYQQGNRGGQIRAVLKEKTGWTTLPQIFINGEFVGGCTDVFDQIKDGSLLPRLQSQHIGFNPDVHVDPYSMLPGWLHPR, via the coding sequence ATGGGTACGCTCTACAACAGCATCCTTGACACCATCGGTCACACACCGACGGTGCGTATCAACAACCTTGGCCCCAAAGGGGTCAATCTGTACGTCAAGATTGAAGCCTTCAATCCCATGGGATCGGTCAAGGACCGCCTCGCCCTCGGCGTGATTGAGGACGCGGAGCGTCGCGGCGAACTGAAGCCCGGCCAAACCGTGGTCGAGGCCACCAGCGGCAACACTGGCATCGGCCTGGCTATGGTCTGCGCCCAGAAAGGTTACCCCCTGGTGGTCACCATGGCCGAAAACTTCAGTGTCGAGCGACGCAAACTGATGCGGTTCCTGGGCGCCAAGGTCGTGCTCACGCCTGCCTCGTTAAAAGGCTCCGGCATGGTGGCCAAGGCCGAAGAGCTGGCCCTGGAGCATGGCTGGTGGCAACCCCGGCAATTCGAGAATCCGGCTAACGCCGCGGTGCACGAACGCACCACCGCGGTTGAAATCCTGGACGATTTCGAGGGCGTCGGTCTTGATTACTGGGTGACCGGTTTCGGCACCGCCGGCACGTTAAACGGCGTATCCCGAGTGCTGAAACGTAAAAGCCCGGGCACCCGCATTGTGGTCTGCGAACCGGATAATTCAGCCATTCTCGCCAGCGGCATTGCCCAACCCCGGAACGCCAGCGGTGATCATTCCGAAAGCCATCCGATGTTCCGCCCTCACCTGATGCAGGGCTGGTCACCGGATTTCGTGCCCAAGCTCGCCGAAGAAGTGATGCAGGCCCACAACATCGACGAATTCCTGCCCATCAACGGAAACGATGCCCTGCAGTGTGCCCGGGACCTGGCCCGCCGGGAAGGGATCTTTGTCGGCATTTCCGCCGGAGCCACCTTTGCAGGAGCCCTCAAGGTGGCCGAGCGGGCTCCGGAAGGGAGCAACATCCTGTGCATGCTGCCAGACACTGGCGAGCGCTACCTGACCACCCCGTTGTTCGAGGATGTACCCGTTGAAATGACAGAGGAAGAGATGGCGCTGTCACGCTCCACCCCCAACTACCGGTTCGATATTACTGTGCCCCAGGCACCGCCTGCTCCGAGCCAGCCGGTCGAACTCGATCCCGAAGCGGTGGAAGAGGTTGAAGCACTGATCAGCGATCCGGACCACCCGGTGATCATGTTCGCGCTGGAATGGTGTGAGTTCTGCTGGTCGGTGCGCAAGGTGTTCCGGAAGTACGGCATCGACTACAAAGCGGTCGATCTGGATTCGGTGACCTACCAACAGGGCAACCGGGGCGGGCAGATTCGCGCGGTACTGAAAGAAAAAACCGGCTGGACCACCCTGCCGCAGATCTTCATCAACGGCGAGTTTGTTGGCGGCTGCACCGATGTCTTTGACCAGATCAAGGACGGCTCCCTGCTGCCCCGCCTGCAAAGCCAGCACATTGGCTTCAATCCGGACGTTCACGTGGATCCCTACAGCATGTTGCCGGGCTGGCTGCACCCACGCTGA
- a CDS encoding Y-family DNA polymerase translates to MLWLYLHFPHLLLDHIRRSREDTGALVIVEGSGQKVIQACPDARDQGVHAGMRLKIAISLVPELGMVRADHQQETRILEDQARWLYRYADHIVLVPPDGLLAEIASLQRLYGGLPAVWQTVEQALDERQLTAWPGIGHTPLAARLIARTGKGECTEDSGHILRALSQMPLLAAEFDARTCTRLQRLGLTTLGEVFDLPAAELARRLSPETLAWVQKIQGSRPDPQSPWRPPHHFQQQADFVQEIEQSQGLLFPLQRILSELEEDLCWRQQETDSLLLILHHRHEEPTRLRIRTSGPEHRAEAFLNLMRLRFEQQPLRAPVISLRLSVKRFLGREAPTGQDLLGETQDLNEAWHTLMSRLQARLGDHALKQLSPQADHRPERAWSASAVQRNNRPEVTPASQLPRRPLWLLQGPQPLTEAPTAWFAGPERISGGWWDGQRVHRDYYIAQLGNGQLAWVFRDVRDGWFVHGWFG, encoded by the coding sequence ATGCTCTGGTTATACCTGCACTTCCCGCACCTGTTGCTGGATCATATTCGCCGGTCCCGCGAAGACACGGGCGCACTGGTGATTGTCGAAGGTTCCGGGCAAAAGGTGATACAGGCCTGCCCCGATGCCCGGGACCAGGGCGTACACGCCGGCATGCGCCTGAAAATCGCCATCAGCCTGGTGCCCGAACTGGGTATGGTGCGGGCGGATCATCAACAGGAAACCCGGATTCTGGAAGACCAGGCCCGCTGGCTGTACCGCTATGCCGACCACATTGTGCTGGTGCCGCCGGATGGTCTGCTGGCGGAAATTGCCAGCCTGCAACGCCTGTATGGCGGCTTGCCTGCGGTCTGGCAGACCGTGGAGCAGGCACTGGATGAACGCCAGCTGACGGCCTGGCCCGGTATTGGCCATACCCCACTGGCGGCCCGGCTGATTGCCCGCACCGGCAAGGGCGAATGTACCGAAGACAGCGGCCACATCCTGCGCGCCCTGAGCCAGATGCCACTGCTGGCGGCAGAATTTGATGCCCGCACCTGCACCCGTCTGCAGCGGCTCGGGCTGACCACACTGGGCGAAGTCTTCGACCTGCCGGCGGCCGAACTGGCCAGGCGGCTCTCCCCTGAAACCCTCGCATGGGTCCAGAAAATCCAGGGCTCACGGCCAGACCCACAGTCCCCTTGGCGGCCACCCCACCACTTCCAGCAGCAGGCGGACTTTGTGCAGGAGATCGAACAGTCCCAGGGACTGCTGTTTCCGCTGCAACGCATTCTGTCGGAACTGGAAGAAGACCTGTGCTGGCGCCAGCAGGAGACCGACAGCCTGTTACTGATACTCCACCACCGGCACGAAGAACCGACCCGCCTGCGCATCCGCACTTCCGGTCCGGAACACCGGGCTGAGGCGTTTCTGAACCTGATGCGCCTTCGCTTTGAACAGCAGCCTCTGAGAGCCCCGGTGATCTCGCTGCGGTTGTCCGTAAAGCGCTTTCTGGGGCGCGAAGCCCCCACCGGACAGGATCTTCTGGGCGAGACTCAGGATCTGAACGAAGCCTGGCATACCCTGATGAGCCGGCTACAGGCCCGGCTTGGAGATCATGCCCTCAAGCAGCTTTCGCCCCAGGCCGACCATCGCCCGGAACGGGCCTGGAGCGCGTCCGCCGTTCAGCGCAACAACCGGCCGGAGGTAACCCCGGCCAGCCAGCTCCCCCGCCGCCCCCTGTGGTTACTGCAAGGGCCGCAACCACTCACGGAAGCGCCAACCGCATGGTTTGCCGGGCCGGAACGCATCAGTGGCGGCTGGTGGGACGGCCAGCGGGTGCACCGAGATTATTACATCGCCCAACTGGGCAACGGCCAACTGGCCTGGGTGTTCCGGGATGTCCGGGACGGCTGGTTTGTGCATGGGTGGTTTGGCTGA
- a CDS encoding pyridoxal phosphate-dependent decarboxylase family protein, producing the protein MNTDRAECGHLTEFSAQLARQLDAFLTFQHPDAMQQANAWRLALDQPVPEEGIGIEKVLMELGQWVIPNGSPIPYPGCTAFITTGATTIGALATLAGAIASPQRLGLTAFNLLEELSLDWMARMFELPDTMKGLYSSGGSVANLVALGAARQAAFENVGIDPAREGVVRQCRLYASAECHHSVQRAVAVLGMGRHSVCKIETDDQGRMCPAALRRQLVADQETALLPVAVIANAGSTNRGAIDPLRAIGDIARAHGLWFHVDGAYGLPGILDPRVRHLYAGLELADSVIVDPHKWLGAPVGIGATYVKDRELLNRAFTQEAATYLEGACTTEGVSHSMDNLGIPYADMGVELSAPSRGAVVWALIREIGIAGLRERIIRHNDLARHVAERARTHPDLEVVSAPTLSICGFRYLSERWDDLNDLNRRIHRRIVQRGLAIPSTTMVNGVLAIRPCFVGARTGLKEADELVDEVLTVGRDVAKMSDDPAG; encoded by the coding sequence ATGAATACAGACAGAGCCGAATGTGGCCACCTGACAGAATTCTCAGCACAGCTCGCCCGGCAATTGGACGCGTTCCTGACCTTTCAGCACCCCGATGCCATGCAGCAGGCCAATGCCTGGCGTCTGGCGCTGGATCAACCGGTACCGGAAGAAGGCATTGGTATCGAGAAGGTCCTGATGGAGCTGGGCCAATGGGTGATTCCCAATGGTTCCCCAATTCCCTACCCGGGCTGCACGGCGTTCATCACCACGGGCGCGACAACCATCGGCGCACTGGCAACACTGGCGGGTGCGATTGCGTCGCCCCAACGCCTCGGACTTACCGCCTTCAATCTCCTTGAGGAGCTTTCCCTCGATTGGATGGCCCGGATGTTCGAGCTGCCAGACACCATGAAGGGGCTATACAGCAGCGGCGGCTCGGTCGCCAATCTGGTGGCCCTGGGTGCGGCCCGGCAAGCGGCCTTCGAGAATGTGGGCATTGACCCGGCCAGGGAGGGTGTCGTCCGGCAGTGCCGCCTTTACGCCTCCGCCGAGTGCCATCACTCAGTCCAGCGCGCCGTCGCCGTGCTGGGAATGGGCCGACACTCGGTGTGCAAAATCGAAACCGACGACCAGGGCCGGATGTGTCCGGCGGCACTGCGACGGCAACTCGTGGCCGATCAGGAAACGGCCCTGTTACCGGTGGCCGTGATTGCCAACGCCGGCAGCACCAACCGGGGTGCCATTGATCCGCTTCGGGCCATTGGTGACATCGCCCGCGCCCATGGCCTCTGGTTTCACGTGGACGGCGCCTATGGCCTGCCTGGCATTCTCGACCCCCGCGTTCGGCACCTGTATGCGGGGTTGGAACTGGCGGACTCCGTGATCGTGGACCCACACAAATGGCTGGGTGCTCCCGTCGGTATCGGGGCCACCTACGTGAAGGACCGTGAGCTGCTGAACCGGGCCTTCACCCAGGAAGCGGCCACCTATCTGGAGGGAGCCTGCACCACCGAGGGTGTGTCGCATTCCATGGATAACCTGGGCATCCCCTACGCAGACATGGGCGTGGAACTGTCTGCGCCGTCCCGAGGGGCGGTGGTCTGGGCCCTGATTCGGGAGATAGGTATAGCCGGTCTGCGGGAGCGCATCATTCGCCACAACGACCTTGCCCGGCATGTCGCCGAACGGGCCCGGACGCACCCGGACCTTGAGGTTGTGTCGGCCCCCACCCTCTCGATCTGCGGATTTCGTTATCTGAGCGAGCGCTGGGATGACCTGAACGACCTGAACCGCCGCATTCACCGGCGCATCGTGCAGCGCGGCCTCGCCATTCCCAGCACAACCATGGTGAATGGTGTGCTGGCAATCCGGCCCTGTTTTGTGGGCGCGAGAACCGGACTGAAGGAAGCCGATGAACTCGTTGATGAGGTTCTGACCGTGGGCCGGGATGTGGCCAAAATGAGCGACGACCCCGCTGGCTGA
- a CDS encoding 4a-hydroxytetrahydrobiopterin dehydratase, whose product MSELTQQSCEACRAGAPTVSETEKQSLHKEVPDWEIVETDGEEQLHKVFKLKNFAQAQAFTNKVGDLAEAEDHHPAILLEYGKVSVSWWTHAIGGLHKNDFVMAAKTDAAFRDMH is encoded by the coding sequence ATGAGCGAATTAACCCAGCAATCCTGTGAAGCTTGCCGTGCGGGTGCGCCAACGGTTTCCGAGACTGAAAAGCAGTCCCTGCACAAGGAGGTTCCCGACTGGGAAATCGTGGAGACCGACGGCGAGGAACAGCTGCACAAGGTGTTCAAGCTCAAGAATTTTGCCCAGGCCCAGGCCTTCACCAACAAAGTGGGCGACCTGGCCGAAGCGGAAGACCACCATCCCGCCATCCTTCTTGAGTACGGCAAAGTCTCCGTGAGCTGGTGGACCCACGCCATCGGCGGTTTGCACAAGAATGACTTCGTCATGGCGGCCAAGACCGATGCGGCCTTCCGGGACATGCACTAA
- a CDS encoding YrhK family protein, which produces MVDDRTDSPLTLKLGHEELIIRRRYEVLSIINDFFIAIWFLAGSILFLFPEYEKAAIWLFIIGSFQFLVRPTIRLISHIHVKRLPASNWES; this is translated from the coding sequence ATGGTTGACGACCGCACCGACAGCCCCCTGACTCTCAAGCTGGGTCATGAAGAACTGATTATCCGTCGCCGCTACGAAGTGCTGAGCATCATCAACGACTTCTTCATCGCCATCTGGTTTCTGGCGGGCAGCATCCTGTTCCTGTTCCCCGAATATGAGAAAGCGGCAATCTGGCTGTTCATCATCGGCAGTTTCCAGTTCCTGGTTCGCCCCACGATCCGGCTGATCAGCCACATCCATGTAAAACGACTACCGGCCAGCAACTGGGAAAGCTAG
- a CDS encoding integron integrase, with product MMDMDIPSPLPAAPVRFLDRLRGFIRMRGLAYKTEKTYLFWIKRFIRFHDRKHPETMGASEVEAFLSHLVLQANASVGTQRVALNALVFLYREFLGAPLENLNYEAARKPRKLPTVFSPEEAKAAIGNMKDEFRLIAMLIYGSGLRINEVLRLRVKDVDFGMQQLVVRSGKGNKDRVTLLPDSLIRPLTQQIESALLQHASDLAKGYGSVYLPTALSRKYPNASREPDWQYVFPATDFSVDPRSGIQRRHHMLDRTVQKNFRKAIRSAGIRKPANSHTFRHSFATRLLESGYDIRTIQKLLGHADIRTTEIYTHVVRKGGFGVRSPVDDGF from the coding sequence AACTGAGAAAACCTACCTGTTCTGGATCAAACGGTTCATTCGTTTTCATGATCGCAAACACCCGGAGACGATGGGCGCCTCAGAAGTGGAGGCATTCCTCTCGCATCTGGTCCTGCAGGCAAACGCCAGTGTGGGCACGCAGAGAGTGGCGTTGAATGCCCTGGTTTTCCTGTACCGAGAATTCCTCGGCGCCCCGCTCGAAAATCTGAATTATGAGGCCGCGCGCAAGCCACGTAAGCTGCCAACGGTTTTCAGCCCCGAGGAGGCCAAGGCCGCCATTGGCAATATGAAGGATGAATTCCGGCTGATAGCCATGCTGATTTACGGTTCAGGCCTGCGGATCAATGAGGTCTTGCGTCTTCGCGTCAAGGATGTGGATTTTGGGATGCAGCAACTGGTGGTTCGCAGCGGCAAGGGAAACAAGGATCGCGTCACACTGTTACCCGACTCGCTGATTCGCCCTCTTACTCAGCAAATTGAATCCGCGCTGCTGCAGCATGCCAGCGACCTGGCCAAGGGCTACGGCTCGGTGTACCTACCCACGGCGCTCTCTCGTAAGTACCCGAACGCAAGCCGGGAACCCGATTGGCAGTATGTTTTCCCGGCCACAGATTTCTCCGTAGATCCACGCTCAGGTATCCAACGCCGGCACCACATGCTTGATCGAACGGTTCAGAAGAACTTTCGGAAAGCCATTCGATCTGCCGGTATTCGAAAGCCGGCAAACAGCCATACGTTTCGGCACAGCTTCGCCACTCGACTGTTGGAGTCCGGGTACGACATCCGAACCATTCAGAAGCTGCTCGGACACGCCGATATACGCACCACGGAGATCTACACCCACGTTGTCCGCAAAGGCGGCTTTGGCGTTCGCAGCCCGGTAGACGACGGCTTCTAG
- the imuA gene encoding translesion DNA synthesis-associated protein ImuA, with protein MSELLKTLMQDARVWQGHQHVQTSQPAEPTGYQVLDNQLGGIGWPRGALSECLLDTPGIGELHLLLPLMQRLSHAGKTVFWLNPPHTPYAPALAREGVNLDQVVMIHTEDDGDFLWTLENCLRSPVTGLVMAWPGKLASREVRRLQLAAEAGSNVCVLFRERRYAGQNSPAALRLELEPGEQQDLKVNIVKRRGSWPGQRCALAMSHRADLSFREAPRVVQGPWPTSTR; from the coding sequence ATGAGCGAGCTTCTGAAAACGCTGATGCAGGATGCCCGTGTCTGGCAGGGGCACCAGCATGTACAAACCTCCCAGCCAGCGGAACCCACCGGCTACCAGGTTCTGGACAACCAGCTCGGTGGTATCGGCTGGCCGCGAGGCGCACTGAGTGAATGCCTGCTGGACACCCCCGGAATTGGTGAACTGCACCTGTTGCTGCCCCTGATGCAACGCTTATCCCATGCCGGCAAGACCGTGTTCTGGCTGAATCCGCCGCATACGCCCTACGCCCCGGCACTGGCGCGGGAAGGCGTGAATCTGGACCAGGTGGTCATGATTCACACCGAGGACGACGGCGATTTCCTCTGGACCCTGGAAAACTGCCTGCGCTCGCCCGTCACCGGGCTGGTGATGGCCTGGCCGGGCAAACTGGCCTCGCGGGAAGTCCGGCGTTTACAGCTGGCCGCGGAAGCCGGCAGCAATGTGTGCGTGCTTTTCCGTGAGCGCCGCTATGCCGGGCAAAACTCCCCCGCCGCCCTGCGGCTCGAACTGGAACCCGGCGAGCAACAGGATTTGAAGGTCAATATCGTGAAGCGCCGTGGCAGCTGGCCCGGCCAACGTTGCGCCCTGGCCATGTCGCACCGGGCAGACCTGTCGTTCCGTGAAGCACCCCGAGTGGTTCAGGGCCCCTGGCCTACCTCAACCCGGTAA